CCACTTCACAAGTagagggggaagagggagagtGTCTAGGTTTTGCTGTGGCTAAAACTCCTCCAAAGTAAAGTTAAAGCTTGTCTTTCATTGTATTAGAGCTTTCTTTCATAACCACATTTAAATTGAAGATTAGCacacacaccagaaaaaaaaaattatctgggGCCCCTTcaaatttataattaaaaattcagttatgATTCTTGGGGAAAGTGTCTGATATGgagaataaaaaattactgcaaaataaatttaatggaAGTTGGGTCTTCAGACTGTCAGTCAAAAGTTCAAACAGGCGTTATTCCTGTTTGGGTTGAAGTTGCCGTTTCCAGGCCTCGTTCAAATAAACTAGACGTTTGTAGTTGATGATAAAGAGAATGAAGTTCAGCAAATATGTGATGACGCAGACAATGCAAAATTCCTTCAGCACGAAGTACAGAATGTATGCCAAGTACAATGACCCTACTACAGACACTATGGAGGATGTCATGAGGATTAGAGCTGCTACTGCACTTGCTGTCATACCTGCAACAAGAGAGAGAAAGTTACTACCGCTGCTCTCATTCCCCCCTtgcacacaaagcaaaaagcctAAGCACTCTAATTCAAACTGAAGGCTAGTCAGCAAGTTTGTATTACATAAAAGTCTGTTTAAAATACCATGAGTTCAAGATGGCTGACAAATCGCTATTTGAAGGGGAGCTTCTAGGTTCTGTACGACAGTCCTTTGATAAGAGTGTGTGTAGTATTAACCATCTTCTGTATTCCTGAGTTATGGGAAAGTTACAGGTTGGTCAGGTTATGTCTGTCAGTATTAACAGCTTTATGGCAGACCATATAGTTACAAAGATATACATATACATTAAACTTCATGTACTTTTTTGCCTGCTATCTCTATTACTCCTGCCAAACTcataaattccatttttatttcctatctTTTCTATCACACAATCCAAtgctaaatatatttaagtgaaaatacaaatgcagcAACTGTATTGATGCTTATATTAATagcacagcaggagaaaatgcAATTGCTCGTTATCAGTTGGGGGTTTAAGCCCTTTGGACAGATGTATCACTAGActggttcttaaaaaaaaaaaaaatattaaaatcacaTGCATTTGGTCTCTTACAGATTGCACAGTATATAATGCACTCCACTTTCATCACCACAGACTTCTTACATACTTTAGGCTCTAAACTGAATTTATACTTACCAAGTAGCATTTGTAGTATATAAAACACAAGTCCAAAAACACTGTTTGACTGATTTATTGCACTGTCCTTCCCAAAGATGGAACCCAACAGACCGAATCCTCGACCCCATCTGTAAAACAGTGAAACTAATTAACTTGTATTTGGGCACCTCTTGCTGTACATCAGTATTTTCCATTCATCACTGTTGAGGGGGGAAAAGATACACACATATATTCTGACACGGCCACTGCAGTCCTATCTGAAGTTCAAGGTTATCTTGGAAAACCAAGCAGTTTACAACAGGGGGTGCATAGGTACAACTTTATCCCACACATTACCGATTCAAGTGATTCAACACACCAGAAAGTACCAAGTTCACACCGCTGCAGCTTCACCAAGTGCCATGTCTGCTTCCTGTGGTtgtagtttaaagctcttttgtCAAATAAACACTTCTCCCTCCAATGATAGCTTGAGCAGTTCTCTCCACCGCATGGACACATGCTCACTATACAGCAGGGGGAAAATGGTGCAACTTAGTAACTAGTTGTTACCCTCTGCCAGCACTTACCTCACTGGCATCAGAGCAAGCAAATGACAACGTATGTTTGCACTCTGCCTGCTCCTGACCCGTCTAACGCCTTAGGAGGAACCCAGATCTGTCAAACAGGCAAGCTAGGGATGGTACCATAACAAGATTCACAGACTGCGTTTGTTCGAGCCCTTGCACAGCGTGACATTTGGAACTAGCACCTTCACCACAAAAGAACTTCCGACTTTTTAGTGATGCTAGAAAGCAGCACAAGCCTtacaaaactgctgctgcaaaataaGGGGGATAAAAGATTAAATTAGCAGATGTGTTTGTGCTAGAAACCATTCATTTGATGCCCTAAGGCAGACCATACCATTATCTGTAAAAGCAAAGTGAGGACCACATTTATTAGTGTCATTTGAAAATATGAGACGTTAACACTACTTCAAGAGGCAGCTTAATTCACTTACAAGAGAGCGTTAGGATATTTTCCTAGCACGTCTTTGAAGCATTAAGTCAAGTACTACATAAATGTAAGGCTACATTCACATTATCAGGTTAACTGTCACAGATCTACGTAAAAAAAAGTGCAATTCCTCACTACCGTTGCAGCAGAAGATGCTAGCATGCTACATTTATGCCAAGAGAAGCGCAGTTTCCAAATAGCTCGTTGTACCAGAGGCAATGGTTCTACTAAACCAAGACACAGGACAGATTTTCCCTCTGTACACTTCGGGAACGTTGCTGATAGACTTCACCATACATCTTGAGACCAGGGAAAGGCTACCACCACATTACAAGCAGTTTTCTCCCACAAGAAAGGTACCATGGTAAGTACAATTTAATACCATCTCCAAAATACTTCATAATCTCACAGCCATTTgtgcagtattttcaaaacatattaATCATTTTAATTCAAGCTTCGTAATTGTCAGCAATTAACTATTACGCCTAAGTCTTGCGCTCTTCTCTCCAAGAAACTGAGCAGAGAATTGGGCACCAGTTCCTAAAAAGCGTGTTTACTGCATAaacaataaaacacacaaacatactGTCAACTAGTTTGCTCTCACATTTCATATATGACTGAAGTGAAACGAGGGTGCAAATACAAAGTTTCAAGCCAGTAGAGAAGACCAGCTTTACCATGGGGACAACGCCTTGCACCCCAGAGCTGTGAAGGGTCAGAAAGACACAAGTTAATTGCTGGGAGGAGCAGTGCTATACTGCCTTGCTCCCTGCCGCCATCCCAGCGCAATGGGGCTGTGCAAACTGTGGGGGACAAGGCTGGTGAGACATCCTCCCTGCAGTATATATGAAGGCAAACAGTCCCACTTGGCATACAGTTCGCAGGCAAAGTAGCATCAAGGATGGCTACCAACaatctggaaaagcagctgcagagatgtgAGTGCAGCACTT
The Falco rusticolus isolate bFalRus1 chromosome 1, bFalRus1.pri, whole genome shotgun sequence genome window above contains:
- the VKORC1L1 gene encoding vitamin K epoxide reductase complex subunit 1-like protein 1; translation: MAAPVLLRVSVPRWERVARSAVCAAGILLSLYACHLEREKGRDLHYQALCDLSERVRCSAAITSRWGRGFGLLGSIFGKDSAINQSNSVFGLVFYILQMLLGMTASAVAALILMTSSIVSVVGSLYLAYILYFVLKEFCIVCVITYLLNFILFIINYKRLVYLNEAWKRQLQPKQE